In Vanessa tameamea isolate UH-Manoa-2023 chromosome 19, ilVanTame1 primary haplotype, whole genome shotgun sequence, one genomic interval encodes:
- the LOC113397032 gene encoding nuclear pore complex protein Nup133 has translation MEFSSTGGMRSPFSPRVRQSIAGRRPIGLASSKKIQNNFMQSVDQPAGDVIYKTPLITIETFGMPLPVMVTETLTFASGDVSVRMAPCGWCWVVAGRKVLAWPREAAAAPSAPTAARELTLPQTDLAHKADLVMLFYEEDAQMPSCIGVSPEGVVRYWASVGTEGAYSDVSCELAGQECDRLTEAKDGLLLATTTCTLVKITTCKEGRPGVVCQTMRPPSGWLGGIGRRVSLLFFGSMPAHADTKLVGVVVLPGWESAEGTENSECVVLVAGGPLLQLWCGAEVHEHHLRRPLSEAFARAHLAPQGDLNSLEIMALDVHAHGRGVLLLLAAANVARSPDVRYALAHVSLEGAGARVVSLCALRVPRDDEAPRCLPLPARPLLYAPAYVAAVSPSASDKSEYVDLASEGDRVLGAALCGGAPLLFSRKHGVLLLRLADPALPHRPPSICDSPMGSPCPSDMYEGNLSLYEIDPHEVSAMSTDAVGKLKSAFLFHVRGDAAAAARALAELFPREHGDALDRTALALAADMLDDAPAGDPRWKLRGASRVSLGSSCALHGAAQLRDKQRAFSLFLDFLRAHRLWRRLSTLTKGRSDTRVSTQWELCALAARLAGARALQRLHRAGAPLLDAALHQVTANADNEGGEGGEGEEGEEAEVLEALRSGALSPADVVFRRVTRIERVLRALSALAPPAHDARAAAHHALSVVSTLTTVLGEMHACRAQWMSTAPRPAPPLGPRSTLSALALAHSRAVSQCAHKCPDASLRAQLLEAAGALADLLLTEAAPLAHSSNTDHLYEKLRRDTIQPYIDEGQTERAAVLAEKFKDFDLLVELCVMRGDMDRLYGYIDKYKEEGIAEKAFAWLWSRDGAARAQLLRGVCARHGGRADAWLAAAPARAQLRALRRLCAEPPARAAPLYADLAPGAPTLDRAVTFASIAKLCLLASEPDAQYSETMRRAESTLSLAEQQRTLPRVLCLHHGLDENSRLLDPEELLQIYIDSESKCLNEYDFKKALDLTDFVQDMERRDELRLRIWCACLRRDDWAAAREDATDELHSKMFFRLVDLVHVMGGDLELLLPPLDDILTAPELAELVSDPRIQFIIKYGYECVEGMRNGDVVDVS, from the exons atggagtTTAGTAGCACTGGTGGAATGAGAAGTCCTTTCTCTCCTCGTGTAAGACAATCTATTGCAGGAAGAAGACCAATAGGACTAGCATCGTCTAAAAAGATCCAAAA CAATTTTATGCAATCAGTCGATCAGCCAGCCGGTGATGTCATTTACAAAACACCTCTCATTACTATTGAAACTTTTGGCATGCCTTTACCTGTTATGGTGACAGAAACACTCACATTTg caaGTGGAGATGTCAGTGTTCGCATGGCCCCTTGTGGCTGGTGCTGGGTGGTTGCTGGACGCAAAGTGCTAGCCTGGCCGAGGGAAGCAGCGGCCGCACCTTCAGCTCCAACAGCTGCCAGAGAGTTAACATTGCCCCAAACAGATTTAGCACACAAGGCTGACTTAGTTATGCTGTTCTATGAGGAAGATGCACAG atgcCTTCATGCATTGGTGTCTCCCCTGAAGGTGTAGTGAGATACTGGGCATCAGTAGGTACAGAAGGTGCATACTCTGATGTTTCATGTGAGTTAGCTGGACAGGAGTGCGACCGCCTCACCGAAGCTAAAGATGGACTACTATTGGCTACCACAACTTGCACACTGGTTAAGATAACTACTTGCAAAG AGGGTCGTCCAGGAGTAGTGTGTCAAACAATGCGTCCGCCCAGTGGCTGGCTGGGTGGTATTGGGCGGCGGGTTTCGCTGCTATTCTTCGGTTCCATGCCTGCACATGCTGATACG AAACTAGTGGGCGTGGTGGTGTTGCCGGGCTGGGAGAGTGCGGAGGGCACGGAGAACTCGGAGTGCGTGGTGCTGGTGGCGGGCGGGCCGCTGCTGCAGCTGTGGTGCGGCGCCGAGGTGCACGAGCACCACCTGCGCCGCCCGCTGTCGGAGGCCTTCGCCAGAGCGCATCTCGCTCCGCAGG GCGACCTGAACAGCTTGGAGATCATGGCGCTGGACGTGCACGCGCACGGGCGCGGCGTGCTGCTGCTGCTGGCCGCCGCCAACGTGGCGCGCTCGCCCGACGTGCGCTACGCGCTGG CGCACGTGTCGCTGGAGGGCGCGGGCGCGCGCGTGGTGTCGCTGTGCGCGCTGCGCGTGCCGCGCGACGACGAGGCGCCGCGCTGTCTGCCGCTGCCGGCGCGCCCGCTGCTCTACGCGCCCGCCTACGTCGCCGCCGTCTCGC CGTCGGCGAGCGACAAGAGCGAGTACGTGGACCTGGCGAGCGAGGGCGACCGCGTGCTGGGCGCGGCGCTGTGCGGCGGCGCGCCGCTGCTGTTCAGCCGCAAGCACGGCGTGCTGCTGCTGCGCCTGGCCGACCCCGCGCTGCCGCACCGCCCGCC GTCGATATGCGACAGCCCGATGGGATCTCCGTGCCCCTCCGACATGTACGAGGGCAACCTTTCGCTGTACGAGATCGACCCCCACGAG GTGAGCGCGATGAGCACGGACGCGGTGGGCAAGCTGAAGAGCGCGTTCCTGTTCCACGTGCGCGGCgacgcggcggcggcggcgcgcgcgctggCCGAGCTGTTCCCGCGCGAGCACGGCGACGCGCTGGACCGCACGGCGCTGGCGCTGGCCGCCGACATGCTGGACGACGCGCCCGCCGGCGACCCCAG GTGGAAGCTGCGCGGCGCGTCGCGCGTGTCGCTGGGCAGCTCGTGCGCGCTGCACGGCGCGGCGCAGCTGCGGGACAAGCAGCGCGCCTTCTCGCTGTTCCTGGATTTCCTGCGCGCGCACAGGCTGTGGCGCAGGCTCAGCACGCTCACCAAAG GGCGGTCGGACACGCGCGTGAGCACGCAGTGGGAGCTGTGCGCGCTGGCGGCGCGGCTGGCGGGCGCGCGCGCGCTGCAGCGCCTGCACCGCGCCGGCGCGCCGCTGCTGGACGCCGCGCTGCACCAG GTGACCGCAAACGCCGACAACGAAGGGGGCGAGGGCGGCGAGGGAGAGGAGGGTGAGGAGGCGGAGGTGCTGGAGGCGCTGCGGAGCGGCGCGCTGTCGCCGGCGGACGTGGTCTTCCGCCGCGTGACGCGCATCGAGCGCGTGCTGCGCGCGCTGAGTGCGCTGGCGCCGCCCGCGCACgacgcgcgcgccgccgcgcaCCACGCGCTCAGCGTCGTCAGCACGCTCACG ACGGTGCTGGGCGAGATGCACGCGTGTCGCGCTCAGTGGATGTCTACCGCCCCGCGCCCCGCCCCGCCGCTGGGCCCGCGCTCCACGCTCTCCGCGCTCGCCCTCGCGCACTCTCGCGCCGTTTC ACAATGCGCACACAAGTGTCCGGACGCGTCCCTGCGCGCGCAGCTGCTGGAGGCGGCGGGCGCGCTGGCCGACCTGCTGCTGACGGAGGCGGCTCCGCTCGCGCACTCGTCCAACACGGACCATCTCTACGAGAAGCTCCGCCGCGACACCATACAGCCCTACA TCGACGAGGGCCAGACAGAACGCGCCGCCGTGTTGGCGGAGAAATTTAAAGACTTTGACCTGCTGGTGGAACTGTGTGTGATGCGCGGAGATATGGACCGGCTATACGGATACATCGACAAGTACAAGGAGGAG GGAATAGCGGAGAAGGCGTTCGCGTGGCTGTGGTCGCGCGacggcgcggcgcgggcgcagcTGCTGCGCGGCGTGTGCGCGCGGCACGGCGGGCGCGCCGACGCGTGGCTGGCGGCGGCGCCGGCGCGCGCGCAGCTGCGGGCGCTGCGCCGCCTGTGCGCCGAGCcgcccgcgcgcgccgcgccgctcTACGCCGACCTGGCGCCCGGCGCGCCCACGCTGGACCGCGCCGTG ACATTCGCTTCGATAGCGAAACTGTGCCTGCTTGCGAGCGAGCCGGACGCACAATACAGTGAGACGATGCGCCGAGCAGAAAGCACGCTATCGCTGGCGGAGCAGCAAAGAACACTACCGCGAGTGTTGTGCTTGCACCACGGACTCGACGAAAACAGCAGGCTGCTCGACCCCGAGGAACTTTTGCAG ATATATATAGATTCGGAAAGCAAGTGTCTAAACGAATATGACTTTAAAAAAGCTCTGGACCTCACAGACTTCGTGCAAGATATGGAGCGCAGAGATGAACTGCGGCTGAGG ATCTGGTGCGCGTGCCTGCGGCGCGACGACTGGGCCGCGGCGCGCGAGGACGCCACCGACGAGCTGCACTCCAAGATGTTCTTCCGCCTCGTCGACCTCGTGCACGTCATGG GTGGTGATCTTGAACTCTTGCTGCCACCCTTAGACGACATTCTGACGGCGCCGGAACTAGCAGAGCTCGTATCGGACCCTCGGATTCAGTTCATCATAAAGTACGGCTACGAATGTGTCGAGGGCATGCGCAACGGCGACGTGGTCGACGTCTCCTAG
- the LOC113397043 gene encoding structural maintenance of chromosomes protein 2: MFIKSIVLDGFKSYGNRVEITGFDPEFNAITGLNGTGKSNILDSICFVLGITNLSNVRAGSLQELIYKHGQAGITKATVSITFDNRDKRQCPIGYENHDEITVTRQVVMGGKNKYLINGINVQNKRVSDLFCSVQLNVNNPHFLIMQGRITKVLNMKPPEILSMVEEAAGTRMYEAKKQAAQKTIEKKDAKLRELNDIIREDIAPKLQKLQDERAQFQEYQKVVRELENLTRLYVAWKYVKAEESAKEAVDKVTEVQDEIKAKKENIKNNEKQAKELEKQVSELNKKLDEESGSALKALEAQLQAGGREEAARGAAQRGALDALRSHAAAARLLQRAAADDAAALAIKRAELDETRATAAALRGASEASAARLAAAQRRFLSVSSGREGAADSLQDQLMAAKQEASEASTRISQSMMEKKHAEERLKALEREFQSSSSQYQKDRESIDKHQAEVNKLEAELSGMNFSEDRSRELKESIRSLQSSIRSQRDRADQLAATLQRCDFHYTPPQRDFDRARVCGTVCRLIRVRDALHCTALETTAGGRLYNVVVDTEQTSKLLLQRGQLRTRTTIIPLNKISASVVPPDVVALAQDIGGGADAVQLALALVSFEEAVRPAVAWVFGSTLVCGALAAARQVTFHPRVRRRCVTLDGDVFDPAGTLSGGARHQGGSVLVQLAQLRELEDELRLAEAQLAQSSKEYAALQHAGEKYTALQQRLEMSRHALRVASERVAGTAHAQLHEEIQALRERVSELTEAVERDKQTQNETAAKARELEAKVKDIKGHREREFKKAEEELNTAKKEAEQNSQSWKQREQEFETLRLEVDELQRAVAASTEQLSDANAASEGLRAASDEAAAHLAAATAVVKELQSKIKKQKAEIASRNGDIARLLQKKDQLGASNNDLELKIKELDYKIKELQNEASEWEKKIKALETENPWIPGERQYFGLAGGAYDFESRSAGVAGARVAQLRERRDRLARGLNARAHTLLGKEEEQYQDVMRKKKIVEADRAKLVQVMAELDEKKRRTLASACEQVNRDFGSIFSTLLPGAQARLTPPPGFTVLDGLEVKVGFNNTWKESLGELSGGQRSLVALSLVLAMLLFKPAPLYVLDEVDAALDLSHTQNIGHMLREHFRHSQFIIVSLKDGMFNNANVLFRTRFVDGMSSVQRTVNQRR; the protein is encoded by the exons atgtttattaagtCTATAGTGTTAGATGGGTTTAAATCATACGGAAACAGAGTTGAAATTACGGGTTTCGACCCAGAATTCAATGCTATCACAGGTCTAAACGGCACTGGAAAGTCAAATATATTGGATTCGATATGTTTTGTCCTAGGAATTACCAATCTTTCCAAC gtaAGAGCTGGAAGTCTTCAAGAGCTAATTTACAAACATGGCCAAGCAGGAATCACTAAAGCAACAGTGAGCATCACATTTGACAACCGAGACAAAAGACAATGTCCTATTGGTTATGAGAACCATGATGAAATCACCGTTACCAGACAG GTAGTGATGGGCGGTAAGAACAAATACCTAATCAATGGAATTAATGTTCAAAACAAGAGAGTGAGTGATTTGTTCTGCTCAGTTCAGCTCAATGTGAACAATCCTCACTTTCTTATCATGCAAGGACGTATCACCAAAGTGCTGAATATGAAGCCACCAGAG aTCCTATCAATGGTGGAAGAAGCGGCCGGGACAAGAATGTACGAAGCTAAGAAACAAGCCGCACAGAAGACTATTGAAAAGAAAGATGCAAAGTTAAGGGAGTTAAATGAT ATAATCAGAGAAGATATAGCTCCTAAGCTGCAGAAGTTACAGGATGAAAGAGCACAGTTCCAAGAATATCAGAAGGTTGTCAGAGAGCTGGAAAACCTCACAAGGCTCTATGTGGCTTGGAA ATATGTAAAAGCCGAAGAGAGTGCGAAGGAGGCGGTGGACAAAGTCACCGAAGTGCAGGATGAGATCAAAGctaagaaagaaaatataaagaataatgaaaaacaaGCAAAGGAACTAGAGAAGCAAGTTTCCGAACTCAATAAAAAGTTAGATGAG GAGAGCGGCAGCGCGCTGAAGGCGCTGGAGGCGCAGCTGCAGGCGGGCGGGCGCGAGgaggcggcgcgcggcgcggcgcagCGGGGCGCGCTGGACGCGCTGCGCTCGCACGCCGCGGCGGCGCGTCTGCTGCAGCGCGCCGCCGCCGACgacgccgccgcgctcgccatcAAGCGCGCCGAGCTCGACGAG ACGCGCGCGACGGCGGCGGCGCTGCGCGGCGCCAGCGAGGCGAGCGCGGCGCGGCTGGCGGCGGCGCAGCGGCGCTTCCTGTCCGTGAGCTCCGGCCGCGAGGGCGCCGCCGACTCGCTGCAGGACCAGCTCATGG CGGCCAAACAAGAGGCGTCCGAAGCGTCGACCCGTATATCGCAGAGTATGATGGAGAAGAAACACGCAGAGGAAAGACTGAAAGCCTTGGAGCGGGAGTTCCAGTCCAGCAGCTCGCAGTACCAAAAAGACAGAGAAAGTATTGATAAGCATCAGGCGGAAGTTAATAAGTTAGAA GCCGAATTATCAGGTATGAATTTCAGCGAAGACCGAAGCAGAGAGCTCAAGGAGTCGATACGCTCCCTGCAGAGCAGCATCCGCAGCCAGCGCGACCGCGCCGACCAGCTGGCCGCCACGCTGCAGCGCTGCGACTTCCACTACACGCCGCCGCAGCGAGACTTCGACCGCGCCAGGGTCTGCG GCACGGTGTGCCGGCTGATCCGCGTGCGCGACGCGCTGCACTGCACGGCGCTCGAGACCACGGCCGGCGGCAGG CTGTACAACGTGGTGGTGGACACGGAGCAGACGAGCAAGCTGCTGCTGCAGCGCGGACAGCTGCGCACGCGCACCACCATCATACCGCTCAACAAGATCTCCGCCAGCGTCGTGCCGCCGGACGTCGTGGCGCTCGCGCAGGACATC GGCGGCGGCGCGGACGCCGTGCAGCTGGCGCTGGCGCTGGTGTCGTTCGAGGAGGCGGTGCGGCCGGCCGTGGCGTGGGTGTTCGGCTCCACGCTGGTGTGCGGCGCGCTGGCGGCGGCGCGCCAGGTCACGTTCCACCCGCGCGTGCGGCGGCGCTGCGTCACGCTGGACGGCGACGTGTTCGACCCCGCCGGCACGCTGTCGGGCGGCGCGCGCCACCAGGGCGGCTCGGTGCTCGTGCAGCTGGCGCAGCTGCGCGAGCTGGAGGACGAGCTGCGGCTGGCGGAGGCGCAGCTGGCGCAGAGCTCGAAGGAGTACGCCGCGTTGCAGCACGCCGGCGAAAAGTATACGGCTCTGCAGCAGAG GCTGGAGATGTCGCGGCACGCGCTGCGCGTGGCGAGCGAGCGCGTGGCGGGCACGGCGCACGCGCAGCTGCACGAGGAGATACAGGCGCTGCGGGAGCGG GTTTCGGAATTGACGGAAGCCGTGGAACGAGACAAACAGACCCAAAATGAAACTGCAGCAAAGGCGAGGGAGTTGGAAGCCAAAGTGAAGGATATCAAGGGACATAGGGAAAG GGAGTTCAAGAAAGCGGAGGAAGAATTAAATACGGCCAAGAAGGAGGCGGAGCAGAACAGTCAGTCGTGGAAGCAGCGCGAGCAGGAGTTCGAGACGTTGCGCCTCGAGGTGGACGAGCTGCAGCGAGCCGTGGCTGCCAGCACCGAGCAGCTCAGCGACGCCAACGCCGCCAGCGAAGGCCTCCGCGCCGCCAGCGACGAAGCCGCCGCCCACCTCGCCGCCGCCACC GCTGTCGTCAAAGAATTGCAGTCGAAAATAAAGAAGCAGAAGGCGGAAATAGCGAGTCGAAACGGCGACATAGCTCGGTTACTGCAGAAAAAAGATCAGCTCGGAGCGAGCAACAACGATCTGGAACTTAAGATCAAGGAGTTGGATTACAAGATCAAGGAGCTGCAGAATGAAGCGTCCGAGTGGGAAAAGAAG ATCAAAGCACTGGAGACGGAGAACCCGTGGATCCCGGGCGAGCGGCAGTACTTCGGGCTGGCGGGCGGCGCGTACGACTTCGAGTCGCGCTCGGCCGGCGTGGCGGGCGCGCGCGTAGCGCAGCTGCGCGAGCGACGCGACCGCCTGGCGCGCGGCCTCAACGCGCGCGCGCACACGCTGCTGGGCAAGGAGGAGGAGCAG TACCAGGACGTCATGCGCAAGAAGAAGATAGTCGAGGCCGATCGGGCTAAGCTCGTGCAGGTGATGGCGGAGCTTGATGAGAAGAAGCGTCGCACGCTGGCTTCGGCCTGCGAGCAGGTCAACCGGGACTTCGGCTCCATCTTCAGCACGCTGCTGCCGGGCGCCCAGGCCAGGCTGACTCCGCCGCCGGGGTTTACCGTGCTGGATGGTCTGGAG GTGAAAGTGGGTTTCAACAACACGTGGAAGGAGTCGCTGGGCGAGCTGTCGGGCGGGCAGCGCTCGCTGGTGGCGCTGTCGCTGGTGCTGGCCATGCTGCTGTTCAAGCCGGCGCCGCTCTACGTGCTGGACGAGGTGGACGCGGCGCTCGACCTGTCGCACACGCAGAACATCGGACACATGCTGCGCGAGCACTTCCGCCACTCGCAG TTCATAATCGTGTCGCTGAAGGACGGCATGTTCAACAACGCGAACGTTCTGTTCCGAACTCGCTTCGTGGACGGCATGTCCTCGGTGCAGAGAACCGTCAACCAGAGGAGATAG